GTCGTACGACTCCGCTCGGAAGGTGGTGATCTCCAGCCGGAGGCCGTCGCGCTGGGCGCCGATGGTGCCGAACTCCCGACCGGTCTCCCAGATCGACTCGGCCCAACCCTTGATGATCCGCAGCGTCTCGTCGGGGTGCGCGTCGGTGCAGAAGTCGAGGTCGTCCCCGAGTCGGCCGAGCAGGGCATCCCGTACCGAACCGCCCACCAGGTGCAGCTCGTGACCGGCGCGGACGAACCGGCGGCCCAACTCGTCGGCGACCGGGGAGACCCGGAGCAGTTCGGCGACGGCGTTGCGTTGCGCTGCGGTGAGTTCGCGACGGTCGGCGGCGTGGGGAACAGAGGCTTCGGACATGGGACCGCCAGCGTATCGGGCCGGGGTGTGATCCGATCCGCCGGGCGCGGGTAACAGGTAGCGGTTGACTAAGGTCTGTGGCGTGCGGGTCGGTGCCCGGCTCGACGTACCCCTGGGAGGCTGGAGATGAGCGGCGGGCTCTACCGCAGCGCGAATGCCGCGCACGACGGCGGGCCCGGAGCCGGCGGGCGCCCGGGAGACGAGGCGATCTTCATCTCCGCCGAGCCGCTCAACCAGCCAGCCATGGAATCGACCGCGCCGCCGCAGGAGCAGGTGGCCGAGGCGAGTGCAGCGACCAACAGCGCCATGATGGCGGTCGGCAGCCTGGTCAGCCGTGGCACTGGTTTTCTGCGTACGTTGGCGTTGACCGCCGCGCTCGGTGGCGCGCTGGTTGGCGACGCGTACACCACCGCGCAGATTCTTCCCGGAATGGTCTACGAGTTCCTGCTCGGCGGCATCCTCACCAGCGTCCTGATTCCGGTGCTGGTCCGTCGGCGCAAGATCGACACCGATGGTGGTCAGGCGTACGCCCAGCGGCTGCTGACCCTCGCGGTGCTTGCCCTCGCCGTCGCGGCGCTGGTGGCGGTGGCCTTCGCCTCGGTGTTGACCTCGCTCTACGCCAGCAAGAAGACGGGCGCGGACTTCCGGAGCCTGGTCACGGCCCTGTCGTACCTGATGTTGCCGATGATCTTCTTCACCGGCCTCAGCGCGCTGATCAGCGCAGTGCTGAACACGCGGGGGCACTTCGCCGCACCGATGTGGGCGCCGATCCTGAACAACATCGTGGTGATCGCCACCGCGGGCCTGTATATCGCGATCTTCGGTGCGGAGATCGTCCGTCCCGAGGAGATGACCACCGGCCGGATCCTGCTGATCGGTGGCGGCACCCTGCTCGGCGTCGCAATCCAGGCCGCTGGGCTGCTGCCGGCGCTGCGCAAGGTCGGCTTCCGCTGGCGTTTCCGGTTCGATTTCCGCACCCTCGGCCTGCGTGAGCTGGGACGCCTCGGCGGCTGGATGTTCTGTTACGTCGCGGTGAGCCAGGTCGGCCTGATCGTGCTGTTCAACCTGCTGAACCGGGCAGGTAAGGAGAACGCCGCCGGCCCGCTGATCTACAACAACGTGTTCCTGCTGCTGATGATGGCGCACGGCATCATCGCCGTCTCGATCATCACGGCGCTGATGCCCCGGATGAGCGCGGCCGCCGCCGACGGCCGGTACTCCGACCTCGCCGCCGACCTCTCCCGGGGCACCCGAACCGTCTCGGCGGTGCTCGCCCCGATCGCGGTCTGCTACGCGGTACTGGCCACTCCACTAGCTGTGACGCTGTTCCGCTACGGCGCGTTCACCGACGAGAACGCGTCCGACACGTCGCTGGTGCTGCTGCTGGCGGCGCTGGCGCTCGTGCCGTTCGCCATCAGCCAGCTCTTCACCTTTGCCTTCTACGCCCTGCCGGACACCCGCACCCCGGCACTGATCAACATTCCGGTTGTCGCGCTGCGGATCGGCGTGCAGGTGGTGCTCTACGTCGCCTTCGCCGCGCACTTCGCCGCAGCCGGGATGATGATCGGCAACGCCGTGTCCTACCTGGCTGCGGCGTTCGCCTCCGCCTGGCTGCTGCGGCCCCGGGTCGGCCGGATCGGGATGGGCGCCATCCTGCGCACCCTCGGCCGGGTGGCGGTCGCCGCGTTGGGTGCCGCGCTGGTTGGTCTGCTCGTGGTGAGCCTGCTGCCCGGGGGTGAAACGCCGAGTTGGTGGCAGGCCGTGGCGCAGCTCGTGATCGGCGGCGTGGTGATCGGCGGGACCTACCTCGGTCTGGCCATGCTGCTGCGGATCAGCGAGATCACCGAGGTGGTCGGCATGGTCCGCCGCCGCCTCGGTCGCTAAAAGCCAGCATCCGATTACAACAAGTTGACATCCACACGGAATGTGACCGCGGATCACCAGGCTGGGGACGCACCTGTGGATAACTCCGCGATTCGCCGGTCAACCACCGCATCAACCTGTGGATAACCAACCGTACGGCTGAGCGTGGCAGTCCGATCGGCGGGAACATCCCCGTTGGCGGGACCGCCGCACCACCCCGGCCCCGGCGTCGGTCACTTGCGGTGAAGCCGTAGATTGGCTAGTACATGTGCCAGCAACGTGGCTGACAACGGTCGTAACCGGACGAGTTCTCCGACTGCCGAAATCCCGCCGGGTGCGGCGGGAAGATGACATGTCGGGGAGACGGGCAACCCGGGTAAGGTCGCTCTCGACGGATACGGCAGGGGCCAACGCTGCGCGTTGACACCGGTCGGCCGGTTCCTTCAACGGCAGAGCGGGAAGCCACATGCCCAGCAGTTCGGGTCCATCGATCGACACGATCACCGAGGGAGGACGGGTGACCCAGGTCGGCGAGGGTCAGGAGGCAGACGAAAGCGCTCCTCCGGTCATGACCTTCGGTGCTCCCACGGCCGGTGAAGTCCTCGCCGAGCGGTACGAACTGGTTGAGCACATCAACAACGACAGCGCGGGTCGGCTGGTCTGGCGCGGGGTCGACGTCATCCTGCGCCGCCCCGTCGCGGTGGTGCTGCGCTACCCGGGTGGCGACTCCGCCACCGAGATGCTTCAGGCCGCCGTCGCGGCCAGCCGGGTCATCCACCCCAACCTGGTCGGCGTCTACGACGCGATCGACGAGGCCGACCGGGCGTACGTGGTGCGCGAGTGGGTCGACGGGCAGTCCCTGCGGGACCTGGCGACCGACGGCCCACTGGATCCGGCTCGCGCCACCGCGATCGGCAACGCCGTCGCGAGCGCACTCGCCGCAGTGCACGCCACCGGCATGGTCCACGGCAATGTCCACCCCGGCACCGTCATGATCAGTGACGAGGGCCGCGTGGTCCTGGCCGACGCCCGCACCGATGGCGCCGACAGCCAGGAGAACGACATCCGGGCGGTCGGCGGTGTCCTCTACTTCGCACTGACCGGCTCCTGGCCGCACGCCGAGGCACCACTGCACGGCGCCACCGCCGGCCACGGCCGCGCCGCCATCCCGGACGCGGTCCGGGACGCCGGGGGTGCCATCGCGGCACCCCGCCAGGTCCGGGCAGGTGTGCCCGCGTACCTGGACGACCTGACCATGGATCTGCTGGACGCCGAGATCGCACCGCCGTCCTCCGATGTGCTCGCCGCCGAGCTGGCCCGTCTGGACGTGCCGACCGAGGAGGAGCACTACCTCGACAACAGCGGGCCGCTGCGGTTCGCCGCCGACACCGAAGAGGAGCCGTCGCCGCTGGCGGCGGCCGGCGGGCGCAAGGTCGCAGTGGGCATCGCCGGTCTGCTGGCGGTCGCCCTGGTCGGTCTGCTGATCGGGATCAGCGCGCTGAACGGCAAGGACAAGGACCAGCAGGCCAACCAGGGCCCCGCCCCCAC
The window above is part of the Micromonospora sp. LH3U1 genome. Proteins encoded here:
- a CDS encoding protein kinase family protein, with amino-acid sequence MPSSSGPSIDTITEGGRVTQVGEGQEADESAPPVMTFGAPTAGEVLAERYELVEHINNDSAGRLVWRGVDVILRRPVAVVLRYPGGDSATEMLQAAVAASRVIHPNLVGVYDAIDEADRAYVVREWVDGQSLRDLATDGPLDPARATAIGNAVASALAAVHATGMVHGNVHPGTVMISDEGRVVLADARTDGADSQENDIRAVGGVLYFALTGSWPHAEAPLHGATAGHGRAAIPDAVRDAGGAIAAPRQVRAGVPAYLDDLTMDLLDAEIAPPSSDVLAAELARLDVPTEEEHYLDNSGPLRFAADTEEEPSPLAAAGGRKVAVGIAGLLAVALVGLLIGISALNGKDKDQQANQGPAPTSSAPAGGAATPAAAVVRKLPVKSVRIIDPDSKLRDELGDADKVIDGDADKGWETDTYTAAKFGNNKSGMGVWLDLGEPHSVKSVQVVLSATGASAQLLTGTIAPPSTSAGDKQLVANYKTAQNAIGQPFEDHDGTTMAFNGFDVDKKYQYLLFWITELPASDRGFQVDVQEITVQGS
- the murJ gene encoding murein biosynthesis integral membrane protein MurJ; the encoded protein is MSGGLYRSANAAHDGGPGAGGRPGDEAIFISAEPLNQPAMESTAPPQEQVAEASAATNSAMMAVGSLVSRGTGFLRTLALTAALGGALVGDAYTTAQILPGMVYEFLLGGILTSVLIPVLVRRRKIDTDGGQAYAQRLLTLAVLALAVAALVAVAFASVLTSLYASKKTGADFRSLVTALSYLMLPMIFFTGLSALISAVLNTRGHFAAPMWAPILNNIVVIATAGLYIAIFGAEIVRPEEMTTGRILLIGGGTLLGVAIQAAGLLPALRKVGFRWRFRFDFRTLGLRELGRLGGWMFCYVAVSQVGLIVLFNLLNRAGKENAAGPLIYNNVFLLLMMAHGIIAVSIITALMPRMSAAAADGRYSDLAADLSRGTRTVSAVLAPIAVCYAVLATPLAVTLFRYGAFTDENASDTSLVLLLAALALVPFAISQLFTFAFYALPDTRTPALINIPVVALRIGVQVVLYVAFAAHFAAAGMMIGNAVSYLAAAFASAWLLRPRVGRIGMGAILRTLGRVAVAALGAALVGLLVVSLLPGGETPSWWQAVAQLVIGGVVIGGTYLGLAMLLRISEITEVVGMVRRRLGR